A genomic window from Pseudoalteromonas piratica includes:
- a CDS encoding S41 family peptidase, whose amino-acid sequence MTFFLNTLKISILVCVISFAPAWAESKAAAQVSIAEVLANIQHFYVDDIDAKKLNQHAIESIFKQLDPHSEFLDQNELEALFNVANGRYTGLGIEVEQREEHIVIVAAVENSPAHTAGLIKGDILLKVNGTSVINQTIKHVSQLINQKQQPQVTLTIARSGHLDPLFFEVERKKIDLKSVRGSINNQGVAYLRIINFNNHTLYDVAKELAHLSQIVAGDINGLIIDLRDNPGGILDSAIEISDLFLESGVIVSTKGRFAEANQEYYAQEGDVLNGAPIIVMINEGSASAAEILAGALQDNHRAQLVGTRSYGKGSVQSLIPLGDGQTALKLTTAKYYTPSGRSIEGTGILPDFPVLQRESEHYAAGDSDSFVNAKVHDLQLEKAWQLLEK is encoded by the coding sequence ATGACTTTTTTTCTTAACACATTAAAAATAAGCATTTTGGTTTGTGTTATTTCATTCGCACCTGCGTGGGCTGAATCAAAAGCAGCCGCACAAGTTTCAATTGCTGAAGTTTTAGCGAATATTCAACATTTTTACGTTGATGATATTGATGCTAAAAAGCTCAACCAACATGCAATTGAGTCTATTTTTAAACAGCTCGACCCCCACTCTGAGTTTCTCGATCAAAACGAGCTTGAAGCACTTTTTAACGTTGCGAATGGTCGCTATACCGGATTGGGTATTGAGGTTGAGCAACGTGAAGAGCACATAGTGATTGTCGCTGCTGTAGAAAATTCCCCAGCTCATACTGCTGGTTTAATTAAAGGTGACATATTACTTAAAGTTAATGGTACTTCGGTTATTAACCAAACCATCAAACATGTATCGCAATTAATTAACCAAAAACAGCAACCACAAGTTACACTCACAATTGCTCGCAGCGGACATCTAGACCCTTTGTTTTTTGAGGTAGAGCGCAAAAAAATTGACCTTAAAAGCGTCAGAGGAAGCATTAATAATCAAGGCGTAGCGTATCTTCGAATTATTAACTTTAATAATCATACCCTTTATGACGTTGCAAAAGAGTTAGCGCATCTTTCACAAATAGTCGCGGGTGATATCAATGGTTTAATCATCGATTTACGTGACAACCCCGGTGGTATCTTAGACAGTGCAATCGAAATCTCTGATTTATTTTTAGAAAGTGGTGTGATTGTCAGTACTAAAGGACGCTTTGCCGAAGCAAATCAAGAATATTACGCGCAAGAAGGTGATGTACTTAATGGCGCACCTATTATTGTTATGATTAATGAAGGCTCAGCCTCAGCGGCTGAAATATTGGCTGGTGCACTGCAAGACAATCATAGAGCGCAATTAGTTGGCACTCGCTCATATGGTAAAGGCTCAGTACAATCTCTCATTCCACTTGGTGATGGTCAAACTGCCTTAAAACTGACAACAGCGAAATACTACACACCTAGTGGCCGTTCAATCGAAGGCACTGGAATATTACCTGATTTTCCCGTATTGCAACGAGAGAGTGAACATTATGCAGCGGGTGATTCCGACTCATTTGTTAATGCCAAGGTTCATGATCTTCAACTAGAAAAAGCGTGGCAATTGTTGGAAAAATAA
- the secB gene encoding protein-export chaperone SecB, with protein MTEENQNLGAEQQAEGPQFAVQRIYVKDVSFETPNSPAIFQKEWAPEVKLDLDTRSNKLDEGVFEVVLSVTVHATIGEETAFLCEVQQAGIFAIGVANEGQLAHMLGAFCPNVLFPYARETVSNMVNRGTFPQLNLAPVNFDALFAQYVQQQASQTADA; from the coding sequence ATGACAGAAGAGAATCAAAACTTAGGCGCAGAACAACAAGCAGAAGGTCCTCAGTTTGCAGTTCAACGTATTTATGTAAAAGACGTTTCATTTGAAACACCAAATTCACCTGCTATCTTCCAAAAAGAGTGGGCACCAGAAGTTAAACTTGACTTAGATACGCGTTCAAACAAGCTAGATGAAGGTGTTTTTGAAGTAGTACTTTCAGTGACTGTTCATGCGACTATTGGTGAAGAAACAGCATTCTTATGTGAAGTTCAACAAGCAGGTATTTTTGCAATTGGCGTTGCGAATGAAGGCCAATTAGCTCATATGCTTGGTGCTTTCTGTCCTAACGTGTTATTCCCATATGCACGTGAAACAGTGTCAAACATGGTTAACCGTGGCACTTTCCCACAGTTAAACCTTGCACCAGTTAACTTTGATGCATTATTTGCACAATATGTGCAACAACAAGCATCACAAACTGCTGACGCATAA
- a CDS encoding murein hydrolase activator EnvC family protein: protein MRCSYLFFVLSVLACSIQANTERTKDDLNQVQQQLKDTNKTFKEQQALLNTIEQALKKADVAIAASSKKLKQLKFDVELNLTEQATLKDKIKSLESDKAKQQAALAAQLKSAFMTGNHDYGKLLLSQDQVQHVERTLNYYQYLNNARIKELEKLKATLIELENSRQLLAQNQVQLEALLSTQEEQQNALLIAKKEQKAEFNTLKRTLQKTQSQLVYLKQNEQVLKQTLEQLSRDLAQSEVKLVGLQKRKGKLDWPSRGKLTHRFGQKKHGSLKWKGVLMSGKEGAPVKTIADGQVLFADWLKGFGWVIVVDHGKGFMSLYGHSQALLKDVGDKVKAGEQIALVGQSGGQSNPSLYFEIRHKGRAVNPVKWCRRI, encoded by the coding sequence ATGCGCTGCTCTTATTTATTTTTTGTTTTGTCAGTATTAGCTTGTTCCATACAAGCTAATACTGAGCGTACTAAAGACGATTTAAACCAAGTCCAACAGCAACTCAAAGACACTAATAAAACATTTAAAGAGCAACAGGCACTGCTAAACACAATTGAACAAGCCCTAAAAAAAGCAGATGTAGCAATTGCCGCCAGTTCAAAAAAACTCAAACAACTTAAGTTTGACGTTGAGTTAAACCTTACCGAGCAAGCCACTCTAAAAGATAAAATTAAATCGCTTGAAAGTGATAAAGCAAAGCAGCAAGCCGCCCTTGCAGCTCAACTTAAAAGTGCGTTTATGACGGGCAACCATGATTATGGAAAATTATTGCTCAGCCAAGATCAAGTGCAACATGTAGAGCGCACGCTTAATTACTATCAATACCTTAATAATGCACGAATAAAAGAACTTGAAAAGCTAAAAGCAACCTTAATTGAATTAGAAAACAGCCGTCAGTTGTTAGCGCAAAATCAGGTTCAGCTCGAAGCACTTTTAAGCACACAAGAAGAACAACAAAATGCCTTACTGATTGCAAAAAAAGAGCAAAAGGCAGAATTCAATACGCTAAAAAGAACATTACAAAAAACACAATCACAACTGGTTTATTTAAAACAAAATGAACAAGTTTTAAAACAAACGTTAGAACAACTCAGTCGTGACTTAGCCCAAAGCGAAGTAAAGCTGGTTGGCTTACAAAAACGCAAAGGCAAATTAGATTGGCCTTCCCGTGGCAAGCTCACACACCGTTTTGGTCAAAAAAAGCATGGCAGCCTGAAATGGAAAGGCGTACTTATGAGTGGCAAGGAAGGCGCACCAGTTAAAACAATTGCAGATGGCCAGGTACTTTTTGCTGATTGGCTAAAAGGGTTTGGCTGGGTAATTGTCGTCGATCATGGTAAAGGATTTATGAGTCTTTACGGCCACAGCCAAGCACTTTTAAAAGACGTTGGTGATAAAGTTAAAGCTGGCGAACAAATCGCATTAGTCGGACAAAGCGGTGGACAATCAAATCCTAGTCTATACTTTGAAATACGGCATAAGGGAAGAGCGGTAAACCCTGTTAAATGGTGTAGACGAATTTAG
- the gpmM gene encoding 2,3-bisphosphoglycerate-independent phosphoglycerate mutase has protein sequence MSLQKKPLVLIILDGWGYSEKTESNAILAANTPVMDRLWKEYPSTLISGSGLDVGLPHGQMGNSEVGHVNLGAGRIVYQDFTRITKAIDDGEFAENPAIVNAIDKAVANNKAVHLMGLLSPGGVHSHHEHITAAIEVAAKRGAKKIYVHGFLDGRDTAPRSAEQPIKDIVAKCEALGVGQIASLVGRYFAMDRDNRWERVESAYNLMTLGQSEYSFNNPLDALNAAYERDENDEFVSASTILEDGAAATINDGDAVLFMNFRADRARQMTRAFVDADFAGFTKQKAPKLADFVMLTEYAADIKTSVAFPPEKLANVFGEWLEKHDKTQLRISETEKYAHVTFFFSGGREAEFNGEERILIPSPQVATYDLQPEMNSTMLTDKLVEAIESGKYDAIICNYPNGDMVGHSGVFDAAVKACEAVDSCIGRVVEALEKTGAEALITADHGNAEQMVNPNTGQAHTAHTSEPVPFIYVGRNATALTGKKLSDVAPTMLHLMGMEQPDEMTGETIMKLN, from the coding sequence ATGTCTTTACAGAAAAAACCATTAGTGCTGATTATCTTAGATGGTTGGGGATACAGTGAAAAAACCGAAAGTAATGCAATTTTAGCTGCAAATACACCGGTTATGGATCGTCTATGGAAAGAATACCCAAGCACACTTATTTCAGGTTCTGGTTTAGATGTAGGCTTACCTCATGGTCAAATGGGTAATTCTGAAGTTGGCCATGTCAATTTAGGGGCAGGTCGCATTGTCTATCAAGACTTTACACGTATTACCAAAGCAATTGACGATGGCGAGTTTGCAGAAAACCCTGCCATAGTTAATGCCATCGATAAAGCGGTTGCAAACAATAAGGCCGTTCACCTAATGGGACTTTTAAGCCCAGGTGGCGTGCATTCTCATCATGAACATATTACTGCTGCTATTGAAGTTGCAGCAAAACGTGGCGCTAAGAAAATTTACGTTCACGGCTTTTTAGACGGCCGTGACACTGCGCCGCGAAGCGCAGAGCAGCCAATTAAAGATATTGTTGCTAAATGTGAAGCACTTGGCGTTGGTCAAATCGCCAGTTTAGTAGGCCGTTATTTTGCAATGGACCGAGATAACCGCTGGGAACGTGTTGAAAGCGCTTATAACCTAATGACGCTAGGTCAATCTGAGTACAGTTTCAACAACCCTTTAGATGCTTTAAATGCGGCTTATGAGCGTGATGAAAACGATGAATTTGTGTCTGCCTCAACTATTTTAGAAGACGGTGCAGCTGCTACCATCAATGATGGCGACGCAGTATTGTTTATGAATTTCCGTGCAGACAGAGCACGTCAGATGACTCGCGCTTTTGTCGATGCAGACTTCGCAGGCTTTACCAAACAAAAGGCACCCAAGCTTGCTGACTTTGTTATGTTAACTGAATATGCAGCGGATATTAAAACAAGCGTTGCCTTCCCACCGGAAAAACTTGCCAATGTATTTGGCGAATGGTTAGAAAAACATGATAAAACCCAGTTGCGTATTTCTGAAACCGAAAAATATGCACATGTAACCTTTTTCTTTAGCGGTGGACGCGAAGCTGAATTCAACGGTGAAGAACGTATTTTAATACCATCACCACAAGTGGCAACCTATGACTTACAACCAGAAATGAACTCGACAATGCTTACTGACAAGCTAGTTGAGGCAATCGAGTCTGGTAAATACGATGCAATTATTTGTAACTACCCGAATGGTGATATGGTTGGTCATTCAGGAGTATTCGACGCTGCGGTTAAAGCGTGTGAAGCCGTAGATAGCTGTATTGGTCGTGTAGTTGAAGCGTTAGAAAAAACAGGCGCAGAAGCGCTTATCACGGCCGACCACGGTAACGCTGAGCAAATGGTCAACCCAAATACAGGTCAAGCACATACCGCGCACACCAGCGAACCAGTACCATTTATCTACGTTGGTCGAAATGCCACTGCGCTAACAGGAAAGAAATTAAGCGATGTGGCACCTACAATGCTTCATTTAATGGGTATGGAACAACCAGACGAAATGACTGGTGAAACAATTATGAAGTTAAACTAA
- the gpsA gene encoding NAD(P)H-dependent glycerol-3-phosphate dehydrogenase, with protein MTTSAENAVAVLGAGSYGTALAICFARNGHDVVLWGRNKEHIDELATARENQRYLAGAAFPDTLTLNDDLANTVSSSDVVLVVVPSHAFADTLAAIKPHLRPSASILWATKGLEPNTGRLLQQVAAEVLGDEVSLGVLSGPTFAKEMAIGLPTAISLSSADTQLVDDVSEMLHCGRSFRVYSNDDLVGVQLGGAIKNVIAIGAGISDGFGFGANARTALITRGLAEMTRLGVALGAKTETFMGMAGLGDLILTCTDNQSRNRRFGLALGKGQSVEQAQQEIGQVVEGYRNTKEVFLLAERIGIEMPICEQIYNVLYKGQDVKLAAMNLLGRQKKAEA; from the coding sequence ATGACTACTTCAGCAGAAAATGCTGTTGCAGTACTAGGGGCGGGCTCTTACGGGACCGCCCTTGCTATTTGTTTTGCTCGTAACGGACACGATGTAGTTCTTTGGGGACGAAACAAAGAACATATCGATGAGCTCGCAACAGCGCGTGAAAATCAGCGTTACTTAGCGGGTGCAGCATTTCCAGATACTTTGACATTGAACGATGACCTGGCAAATACAGTGTCCTCTTCAGATGTGGTGCTGGTGGTTGTTCCTAGTCATGCATTTGCCGATACATTGGCTGCAATTAAACCTCATTTAAGACCTTCAGCAAGTATATTATGGGCAACCAAGGGGCTTGAACCAAATACAGGGCGCCTTCTTCAACAAGTTGCCGCTGAAGTACTTGGGGATGAAGTTAGTTTAGGTGTGTTATCTGGACCAACGTTCGCTAAAGAAATGGCAATTGGTTTACCTACTGCAATTTCCCTTTCATCTGCTGATACACAACTCGTTGATGATGTATCAGAAATGCTGCATTGTGGCCGTTCATTTAGAGTGTACTCAAACGACGACTTAGTCGGTGTACAACTTGGTGGTGCAATCAAAAATGTGATTGCAATAGGTGCTGGCATCTCTGATGGTTTTGGCTTTGGTGCCAATGCACGTACGGCACTGATCACGCGAGGCCTGGCTGAAATGACGCGTTTAGGTGTTGCCCTAGGTGCAAAAACGGAAACTTTTATGGGCATGGCGGGGCTTGGTGATTTAATCCTTACCTGTACCGACAACCAGTCGCGTAATCGCCGTTTTGGCTTGGCATTAGGTAAAGGCCAATCGGTTGAACAAGCGCAGCAAGAAATTGGACAGGTGGTTGAAGGCTATCGCAATACCAAAGAGGTATTCTTATTAGCTGAACGCATCGGCATCGAAATGCCGATTTGTGAACAAATTTACAATGTGCTTTATAAAGGACAAGATGTAAAATTGGCAGCAATGAACTTGCTTGGTCGACAGAAAAAAGCAGAAGCTTAA
- a CDS encoding rhodanese-like domain-containing protein, producing the protein MAQFVEFVTNNLILCLIWVGLLGAIVLGWFKSRFSAIKQVNPQQLTHLVNREDGRVVDIRALKDFNQGHIAGSVHLAAEKAKQGEFVGLEKFKSDPIILVCVSGMTAQSIANGLVKAGYEQVNVLSGGITAWQNANLPLTTGK; encoded by the coding sequence ATGGCACAATTTGTCGAATTTGTTACTAACAACCTGATTTTATGTTTAATTTGGGTTGGCTTATTAGGCGCCATTGTTCTTGGGTGGTTTAAATCACGCTTTTCGGCGATAAAACAGGTTAACCCTCAACAACTCACACATTTAGTGAACCGTGAAGACGGTCGTGTTGTTGATATACGTGCCTTAAAAGACTTTAACCAAGGTCATATTGCGGGCAGTGTTCACCTTGCAGCAGAAAAAGCAAAACAAGGTGAATTTGTTGGCCTTGAAAAGTTTAAATCTGACCCAATTATCTTGGTATGTGTTTCAGGTATGACTGCACAGTCTATTGCAAATGGGCTGGTTAAAGCTGGTTATGAACAAGTAAACGTTTTATCGGGTGGTATTACCGCTTGGCAAAATGCAAACTTGCCGCTTACAACAGGAAAATAA
- a CDS encoding divergent polysaccharide deacetylase family protein, producing MRPFIYLILLILNFYSVQSFAARVAILIDDIGNHANDLSALEISGQLSYAILPYTPYADSFSKKAAILDRDVILHVPMEAVSGKALGPGALTSDMDKYALQKQLIEALDDYPKVIGINNHMGSFLTQKVVPMAWTMEILRDRDLFFVDSKTSKDSQAQNMAKLFGVANASRHVFLDNIPSEKQMMFRLRQLIHIAKKSGSGIAIAHPYPETIKFLPSAIHALEKEGIELVPISQLIMDKPIRLANQTNTN from the coding sequence GTGCGCCCATTTATCTACTTAATTTTATTAATTTTAAATTTTTACAGTGTGCAATCTTTTGCTGCTAGGGTCGCTATTCTTATCGATGACATTGGTAATCATGCAAACGACTTAAGTGCATTAGAGATTTCTGGTCAATTGTCTTACGCGATACTACCCTACACTCCTTATGCAGACTCATTTTCTAAAAAAGCAGCAATACTCGATCGAGATGTGATTTTGCATGTACCAATGGAAGCTGTGAGTGGGAAAGCCTTAGGTCCGGGTGCCCTAACTTCAGATATGGATAAATACGCGCTGCAAAAACAACTTATTGAAGCACTTGATGATTACCCGAAAGTTATTGGCATCAATAATCATATGGGGTCTTTTTTGACGCAAAAAGTTGTACCAATGGCATGGACCATGGAAATTCTAAGAGATCGTGATTTATTTTTTGTCGACAGTAAAACATCAAAAGACAGTCAGGCACAAAATATGGCAAAACTTTTTGGTGTGGCGAATGCGTCAAGGCATGTATTTCTAGATAATATTCCTAGCGAAAAACAAATGATGTTCAGACTTAGGCAGTTAATCCACATTGCTAAAAAATCTGGCAGCGGTATTGCAATTGCTCACCCCTACCCTGAAACAATTAAATTTTTACCGAGTGCAATACATGCTTTAGAAAAAGAAGGGATTGAGTTGGTGCCTATCTCACAGCTAATTATGGATAAACCAATAAGGCTAGCTAACCAAACAAATACCAACTAG
- the grxC gene encoding glutaredoxin 3, producing the protein MANIVIYTKPTCPFCIRAKMLLTQKGVEFSEIDIAAQPELRDEMIAKANGGYTVPQIFINDQHIGGCDDMFALNDAGRLDNLLV; encoded by the coding sequence ATGGCGAACATTGTTATATACACTAAACCAACTTGTCCTTTCTGTATTAGAGCCAAAATGCTACTAACACAAAAAGGCGTTGAGTTTTCTGAGATTGATATTGCAGCTCAACCAGAACTTCGCGATGAAATGATTGCAAAAGCAAACGGTGGTTACACCGTACCGCAAATATTTATTAATGACCAACATATTGGTGGTTGTGATGATATGTTTGCACTAAACGATGCGGGTCGTTTGGATAACTTGCTTGTTTAA
- a CDS encoding GGDEF and EAL domain-containing protein, which produces MKRPILFQVCLILFLCIFTTFKTVANDDLAQKLTSLTEFKQHNIAINDLVSLPNGASLIASHEGLYIFSKENLAKADKSLLQDYNSSTFKELSRVNNQLFLATDNQLIKYDLLNQTSHMLVDEHVEKLKTKQQQLYFISKGNLFRYLPYSEKIENLTSELNVLIHDFEIISDTSFWLLTNASELLYFENQLHISKRFKLNNPIKTMFLDRKSRLWFTQNNTLSYIDANLTNIASVGLEIPIDAITPIDGSSLILQSEGNLFLFQTDSKNLRPLDLPLITHVFPVENNHILLKHQNNSWFLTSYNQLKLTSDNLSSLFSDKLAHQSIQEIQWQNKYLYIKNESGLWRYHLATEQLIQLINHRGIKQFYLTNRGEIWFSDAQFVYTFDLLTQQLQTKFPFKQSIALIGDIQSPPFIVTKEGIYRNTGELTFALFNSTSQIGEIEFASVFKGKFFVSTNTGFWLLEKQGDNWQSKQLLNTTVTNLNHNGGRYIWLKTPFQTLLFDAEFEQVVTYLNNTNLLRSDFDFFYNEQQLFVTGENVFSYPLNSAPAITPLTGLKLNSISLNNTHHNIISHNITLTEEETQVTLSFYDSEIPTTGLALSYRFSPSSPWIALPVGQNTLTFHVINSSLNTLKVVNRNGLNQQPINLTITHSYFDFNVWKIATLILLSFLALMSSFWWFKHRKNRQYGLTSALLAQTQEAVWICDENLKVINTNKTFYTLTGFSAEDVYGKQLKVFDGETRNTKLEHIIKRAIQEKGSWSGELWSKRKNTELMAISLNITKIRLSSTLGLLTKIHYIGMFKDITQQKQQEKQLRHLATRDQITGLLNRTVFMEQLILAINASSSTQPEFCVLIVNLDNFFKINDGLGHSYGDRVLKLAAQRLEQTLPPNYTLANLGGDEFGILLPPHIFSPLNIFNIKSLCEKLLSELARTIRLDDIELCLSASIGAAIYPDNGFDSESILRSADSALQHAKANGKNTFQIFNRAIKTHTPASLSIENEINRAIIDKEFTLYYQPKFNTRTNQVCGVEALARWPDGNNEIRSPAQFISVAEANNAIIPLTRVLIEVCCRQIKQWQTKGVQINGRIALNLSAIHFQRSDLIEDLTNYLQKYQITGDCMELEITESVMMNDPEFALQQMHKLKRLGFTIALDDFGTGHSSLSYLKKFPIDRLKIDRSFVVDIEHSEQDRNITATIIRLAKYLNIDVVAEGVETEAQSYFLHVMGCDVVQGYFFSKPLPCDQLEKFIEQTKVLINQPKSN; this is translated from the coding sequence TTGAAGCGCCCAATATTATTTCAAGTTTGCTTAATATTATTTCTTTGTATTTTTACAACATTTAAGACTGTTGCAAATGATGATTTAGCACAAAAACTCACTTCCCTAACTGAGTTTAAGCAACATAATATCGCAATAAACGATCTTGTATCGCTGCCTAATGGTGCCTCTCTAATTGCTAGCCATGAAGGTTTATACATTTTTTCCAAAGAAAACTTAGCTAAAGCCGATAAGTCACTGCTTCAAGACTACAATTCATCAACTTTTAAAGAGTTATCAAGGGTAAACAACCAACTATTTTTGGCAACCGATAATCAACTCATTAAATATGACTTACTCAATCAAACCTCGCATATGCTTGTAGATGAGCATGTCGAAAAGCTCAAAACCAAACAACAACAGTTATACTTTATTAGCAAAGGAAACTTATTTAGATACCTGCCCTATTCAGAAAAAATAGAAAACCTAACAAGTGAATTGAATGTACTAATTCATGATTTCGAAATTATCAGTGATACTTCCTTTTGGTTATTAACTAATGCAAGTGAACTGCTGTATTTTGAAAATCAGCTTCATATAAGCAAACGTTTCAAATTAAATAATCCCATCAAAACAATGTTTCTAGACCGAAAAAGTAGGCTATGGTTTACCCAAAATAACACCCTTAGCTATATTGACGCTAATCTAACGAATATTGCATCAGTCGGTCTCGAAATACCCATCGATGCAATCACGCCTATCGATGGTTCGTCGTTAATACTGCAAAGCGAAGGTAATCTATTTCTTTTTCAAACAGACAGTAAAAACCTGAGACCCCTAGATCTGCCTTTAATAACCCACGTCTTTCCGGTTGAAAATAATCACATACTTTTAAAACACCAAAATAATAGCTGGTTTTTAACTTCATACAATCAACTTAAGCTCACTTCTGACAACTTAAGCTCGCTTTTTAGCGACAAATTAGCGCATCAGTCAATTCAAGAAATACAGTGGCAGAATAAGTACCTATATATAAAAAATGAATCTGGCTTATGGCGTTATCACCTAGCCACCGAACAACTTATCCAGTTGATAAACCATCGCGGTATTAAACAGTTTTATTTAACAAACCGAGGAGAAATTTGGTTTTCAGATGCTCAGTTTGTCTACACTTTTGATCTTCTTACTCAACAATTGCAAACTAAGTTTCCATTTAAGCAATCTATTGCGCTAATAGGAGATATACAGAGCCCTCCTTTTATCGTAACCAAAGAAGGAATATACCGAAACACTGGTGAGCTTACCTTTGCACTCTTTAATTCCACATCACAGATAGGGGAAATAGAGTTTGCTAGTGTTTTTAAAGGTAAGTTTTTCGTATCAACTAATACAGGATTTTGGCTACTAGAAAAGCAGGGTGACAACTGGCAATCAAAGCAATTACTAAACACCACTGTGACAAATTTAAATCATAATGGCGGTCGTTATATTTGGCTCAAAACACCTTTTCAAACATTATTATTTGATGCTGAATTTGAACAAGTAGTCACCTATTTAAATAACACTAATCTATTAAGAAGCGATTTTGATTTTTTCTATAACGAACAACAGCTCTTTGTTACTGGTGAAAACGTTTTCTCGTATCCATTAAATAGCGCCCCAGCAATTACCCCGTTAACAGGGCTAAAACTAAACAGTATAAGTTTAAACAATACGCATCATAATATTATCAGTCACAACATCACACTAACTGAGGAAGAGACACAAGTTACACTTTCTTTTTATGATAGCGAAATACCGACAACAGGGCTTGCACTTAGCTACCGATTTTCGCCCAGCTCTCCTTGGATAGCCTTGCCAGTTGGACAAAATACCCTAACATTCCATGTTATTAACAGCTCCTTAAATACTCTGAAAGTCGTTAATCGAAATGGCTTAAATCAACAGCCTATCAATCTAACAATCACTCATAGCTATTTTGACTTTAATGTCTGGAAAATCGCAACTCTTATACTCTTAAGTTTCTTAGCTTTAATGTCCAGTTTTTGGTGGTTTAAGCATCGAAAAAATAGACAATACGGCCTTACATCTGCTCTGCTAGCACAAACTCAGGAAGCGGTTTGGATTTGCGATGAAAACCTTAAAGTTATCAATACAAACAAAACGTTTTATACGCTTACAGGCTTCTCTGCCGAAGACGTTTACGGCAAGCAACTGAAAGTATTTGATGGGGAAACACGTAATACCAAACTAGAACACATAATCAAACGCGCCATTCAAGAAAAAGGGTCTTGGTCAGGGGAACTTTGGAGTAAACGAAAAAATACTGAGTTGATGGCAATTTCACTGAATATCACCAAAATTAGGCTCTCAAGCACATTAGGGTTGCTTACTAAAATACACTATATCGGTATGTTTAAGGATATCACTCAACAAAAGCAACAAGAAAAACAACTCAGACACCTCGCTACTCGCGATCAAATAACGGGGTTACTTAATCGAACCGTTTTTATGGAACAGCTCATTCTTGCCATTAACGCGAGTTCAAGTACTCAACCTGAATTTTGTGTTTTGATTGTTAATCTAGACAACTTTTTCAAAATAAATGATGGTCTAGGTCATAGCTATGGCGATAGAGTACTGAAATTAGCGGCGCAAAGGCTCGAACAAACACTCCCTCCTAACTACACACTTGCCAATCTTGGTGGAGATGAGTTTGGAATTTTACTTCCTCCCCATATTTTTTCGCCATTAAACATCTTCAATATTAAGAGTCTATGCGAAAAACTACTTTCAGAACTTGCCAGAACGATACGACTTGATGATATAGAGCTTTGTTTATCGGCAAGCATTGGTGCTGCCATTTATCCTGACAACGGATTTGATAGTGAATCGATACTACGCAGTGCCGATTCAGCACTGCAACACGCCAAAGCTAATGGTAAAAACACCTTTCAAATCTTTAATCGAGCAATTAAAACCCATACCCCTGCATCCTTGTCTATCGAAAACGAAATTAATCGCGCCATTATCGATAAAGAATTCACCTTATATTATCAACCCAAATTTAATACTCGAACTAATCAGGTATGTGGTGTTGAAGCGCTTGCCCGTTGGCCTGATGGTAATAATGAAATTCGTAGCCCTGCGCAATTTATCTCTGTGGCAGAAGCCAACAATGCCATTATTCCATTAACAAGAGTATTAATTGAGGTATGTTGCCGCCAGATTAAACAATGGCAAACTAAAGGTGTGCAAATCAATGGCAGAATTGCTTTAAATTTATCCGCAATTCACTTTCAACGTTCTGACTTAATTGAAGATTTAACAAATTACTTGCAAAAATATCAAATCACTGGTGATTGCATGGAACTCGAGATCACTGAAAGTGTAATGATGAATGACCCTGAATTTGCGCTACAACAAATGCATAAGTTAAAACGCTTAGGCTTTACAATTGCACTAGATGATTTTGGTACTGGCCATTCCTCATTAAGTTATTTGAAAAAATTCCCTATTGATCGGCTTAAAATTGATCGCTCATTTGTGGTAGATATCGAACACTCTGAACAAGATAGAAATATTACAGCAACTATTATTCGGCTAGCCAAATACCTCAATATTGATGTGGTTGCAGAAGGTGTTGAAACCGAAGCACAATCTTATTTTTTACATGTTATGGGGTGTGATGTGGTACAGGGCTACTTTTTTAGTAAACCCTTGCCTTGTGATCAACTGGAAAAGTTTATTGAGCAAACAAAGGTATTGATTAACCAACCTAAATCGAATTAA